In one Phaseolus vulgaris cultivar G19833 unplaced genomic scaffold, P. vulgaris v2.0 scaffold_240, whole genome shotgun sequence genomic region, the following are encoded:
- the LOC137817595 gene encoding nucleolar complex-associated protein 3-like has product MGKKKQKIVLPPELPPDIPEDEVEVSDDDLQFIKENRSYASLLSTLDTHSITKHVTRVADAKDDALEKLYEKRMQKNALKKEKEETGLQVDRADALPIKTLDGKLHYRTATKTVSENDPSEEGTAEDVNADEGMVKLTKSEKRAKLKKMKKEAKKQGKEMAKTEVEDTPQAAVLAEIKEDLTAEEAFESKKCKLAELGSALLTDPESNIKLLKEMVQISKDNNHTIVKLGLLSLLAVFKDIIPGYRIRLPTEKELEMKVSKTVRKMRYYESTLLSAYKVYLQRLMALENKPLFQHVAVRCICSLLDANPHFNYRESLLDATVRNISSTNDAIRKLCCSTIKSLFTNEGKHGGEVTLEAVRLIADHVKAHNCQFHPDSVDVFLSLSFNEDLLKYEKKEEDQKLKNKNSKKRKNMEASNQLVENDRKRSRQESISKTREEVEADYKAASFAPDVMERRQMQTATLSVVFETYFRILKHTMQSIRVRPEANAGALSTAVEPLPLLAPCLKGLAKFSHLIDLDFMGDLMNHLKALASGSSYSGNTSDKCSKCLTVSERLQCCIVAFKVMRNNLDALNVDLQDFFIHLYNLVLEYNPGRDQGEVLAEALKIMLCDDKQHDMQKTAAFIKRLATISLCVGSADSMAALVTVKNLLQKNVKCRNLLENDIGGGSVSGTIPKYLPYSTDPNLSGALASVLWELNLLSSHYHPAISTLASGISSMSTAHNQVLLSKTSPQLAYKEMSLDQELCFTQQSGSIKLNNKRKRTNGPATSPSIGSTTVMSSFDDNELQRKLISHFMVHHDIKENERLRKELDRTALSLQLYEQYKKQKKQKKRS; this is encoded by the exons ATggggaagaagaagcagaaaatCGTTCTTCCGCCGGAGCTTCCACCGGATATCCCAGAGGATGAAGTTGAGGTTTCCGACGATGACCTCCAATTCATTAAAGAGAATCGCAGCTATGCCTCCTTGCTCTCCACCTTGGATACCCATTCAATCACCAA GCATGTTACACGGGTTGCTGATGCCAAAGATGATGCATTGGAAAAACTTTATGAGAAACGCATGCAAAAGAATGCTctcaagaaagaaaaagaagaaactgGTTTGCAGGTTGATCGTGCAGATGCTCTTCCAATCAAGACATTGGATGGAAAACTCCATTACCGGACAG CTACAAAGACAGTATCAGAAAATGATCCAAGTGAAGAGGGAACTGCAGAGGATGTCAATGCAGATGAAGGTATGGTGAAGCTAACTAAGTCTGAAAAGAGAGCCAAACTTAAGAAGATGAAAAAAGAGGCCAAAAAACAAGGGAAAGAAATGGCTAAAACAGAAGTGGAAGATACACCACAAGCAGCAGTGCTG GCTGAGATAAAAGAAGATCTTACAGCTGAGGAGGCATTTGAAAGTAAGAAGTGTAAACTTGCTGAATTGGGGAGTGCCTTGCTTACAGATCCAGAGTCCAATATTAAACTTCTGAAAGAGATGGTGCAGATATCTAAAGATAATAATCATACCATTGTTAAACTAGGACTTCTATCCCTCTTAgctgttttcaaagatatcataccCGG TTATCGGATCAGGCTTCCTACTGAAAAGGAACTAGAAATGAAGGTTTCAAAGACTGTAAGAAAGATGCGATATTATGAGTCAACTCTTCTTTCAGCGTACAAG GTGTACTTGCAAAGATTGATGGCCTTAGAGAATAAGCCTCTATTTCAGCATGTAGCGGTtcgttgtatttgttctttgcTTGATGCTAATCCCCATTTCAACTACCGGGAAAGTTTGTTGGATGCTACTGTCAGAAACATAAGCTCTACTAATGACGCTATAAG GAAGCTTTGTTGTTCAACAATTAAATCACTCTTTACAAATGAAGGGAAACATGGGGGTGAAGTTACCCTGGAGGCTGTTCGATTGATTGCTGATCATGTTAAAGCTCATAATTGCCAATTTCACCCAGATTCTGTTGAT gttttcttgtctctttCATTTAATGAGGATCTCTTGAAGtatgaaaagaaagaagaggatcagaaattaaaaaacaagaatagtaagaaaaggaaaaacatgGAGGCATCAAATCAGTTGGTGGAAAATGATAGAAAGAGAAGTAGGCAAGAATCGATTTCCAAAACAAGAGAGGAG GTTGAAGCCGATTACAAGGCTGCATCCTTTGCCCCAGATGTTATGGAGAGGAGACAGATGCAAACTGCAACACTCTCAGTTGTCTTTGAGACATACTTTCGCATTTTGAAGCATACAATGCAGTCCATACGTGTCAG GCCTGAAGCAAATGCCGGGGCATTATCTACTGCTGTGGAACCTCTCCCTTTGCTTGCTCCATGTCTGAAAGGACTGGCAAAATTTTCACATCTTATTGACCTTGATTTCATGGGTGATTTAATGAACCATCTGAAAGCACTTGCTTCTGGAAGTAGCTACTCAGGCAACACTTCTGACAAGTGTTCTAAATGTTTGACCGTATCGGAACGTCTCCAATGTTGCATAGTTGCTTTTAAAGTGATGCGGAACAATCTTGATGCCTTAAATGTTGATTTACAGGATTTCTTTATCCACCTTTACAATCTTGTACTTGAATACAATCCTGGAAG AGATCAAGGAGAGGTTTTAGCAGAAGCTTTGAAGATAATGTTGTGCGATGATAAGCAACATGACATGCAAAAGACTGCTGCATTTATAAAAAGATTAGCAACAATATCACTGTGTGTTGGATCAGCAGATTCCATGGCTG CCTTGGTCACCGTAAAGAATCTCCTTCAGAAGAATGTTAAGTGCAGAAATTTGTTGGAAAATGACATTGGAGGGGGCTCTGTTTCTGGCACAATTCCT AAATATCTACCATATTCCACAGACCCCAATTTAAGTGGTGCCCTTGCCTCAGTACTTTGGGAACTCAATCTTTTGTCCAGCCATTATCATCCAGCTATATCAACGCTGGCCTCGGGCATTTCAAGTATGAGTACTGCACATAACCAGGTCCTTTTATCCAAGACCTCTCCTCAGCTAGCTTATAAGGAAATGTCTCTGGACCAGGAATTATGTTTCACACAGCAAAGTGGcagtataaaattaaataacaagCGGAAACGAACAAATGGCCCTGCTACATCACCTTCCATTGGTTCTACTACTGTAATGAGTTCATTTGATGACAATGAGTTGCAGAGGAAACTTATTTCCCATTTTATGGTTCATCATGACATCAAGGAGAATGAAAGGTTGAGAAAGGAGCTGGACAGGACTGCACTATCGCTGCAGCTATATGAACAAtataagaaacaaaagaaacaaaagaaacGATCATAG
- the LOC137817593 gene encoding fasciclin-like arabinogalactan protein 12, with protein sequence MLYKNHLLHHTINASSAHCIHKSYHLHSFPISSTPLSSNKTKMVKKQFGLSFSLALLLSFLYSTTTLGQLSPTSAPLKPPQPTPTPPTEAPKQPLVPSLPQSPSDSTPDTAAVDIVGILRQAKSFNILIRLMKTTQLINQLNAQLLTTKSGGITILAPDDSSFSELKAGFLNSLSDSQKLELLQFHVLSDYVSSSNFDTLTNPVRTLAGAKPGKVELNVISYGGSVNISTGEVNTTITGIVYTDKHLAIYKVGKVLLPMDFFAVAKAPAKGPSLAPEPSAKAPKADKEKPVSPDSSESSDINSTNDNSGTVKINLQGKWVSHVLGVLLVLTLSS encoded by the coding sequence ATGCTATATAAAAACCATCTCCTCCACCATACCATCAATGCATCAAGTGCACATTGCATACACAAATCCTACCATTTGCATTCCTTTCCAATATCTTCTACACCATTATCATCTAACAAGACCAAAATGGTGAAAAAGCAATTTGGTTTGTCCTTCTCACTAGCACTGCTACTTTCATTCTTGTACTCCACCACCACTTTAGGCCAATTATCTCCAACTTCTGCCCCTCTCAAACCACCACAACCTACCCCTACCCCACCAACTGAGGCTCCTAAACAACCATTGGTTCCCTCACTGCCACAGTCACCAAGTGATTCCACCCCTGACACTGCAGCTGTTGACATTGTTGGAATCCTGAGGCAGGCCAAGTCATTCAACATCCTAATCCGCCTCATGAAAACCACCCAATTGATCAACCAACTCAATGCACAGCTCCTCACTACTAAATCCGGTGGCATCACCATTCTTGCACCTGATGACAGTTCCTTCTCTGAACTGAAAGCAGGCTTCCTCAACTCTCTTTCTGACAGCCAAAAGCTGGAGCTCTTACAGTTCCATGTTCTTTCTGACTATGTGTCTAGCTCCAACTTCGATACTCTAACCAACCCAGTGAGAACACTTGCAGGGGCTAAACCTGGAAAGGTGGAACTGAATGTGATAAGTTACGGAGGGAGTGTGAACATCTCAACGGGTGAGGTTAACACCACCATCACAGGCATTGTATACACAGATAAACATCTCGCTATTTACAAGgtggggaaggtgcttcttcCTATGGACTTCTTTGCAGTGGCGAAGGCACCAGCAAAGGGACCATCTTTGGCACCAGAACCTTCTGCAAAGGCTCCTAAAGCGGATAAGGAGAAGCCAGTGTCTCCAGATTCCTCAGAATCATCTGATATTAATTCCACGAACGACAACTCCGGCACTGTGAAAATCAACTTACAAGGAAAGTGGGTGTCCCATGTTCTTGGAGTACTTCTTGTGCTTACATTGTCATCATGA